A portion of the Polaribacter cellanae genome contains these proteins:
- the galE gene encoding UDP-glucose 4-epimerase GalE produces MKRILVTGGLGFIGSHTVVELQNAGFNVVIIDDLSNTTLKVLDSITEITGKKPDFYKIDLRVKDDVKNFFENNKVDGIIHFAAFKAVGESMQKPLDYYENNLSALVYLLQEMRDRNIDNFIFSSSCTVYGQADELPITEKAPVKKAESVYGNTKQIGEEIIEDASKAHGINAIALRYFNPIGAHESIKIGELPLGVPQNLIPFVTQTAAGIRKELSVFGDDYPTSDGTAVRDYIHVVDLAKAHIAALQRLINKNNKESFEFFNVGTGTGSSVLQVIKAFEKASGKPLNYKIVGRRKGDITAAYADTTIANKELNWKTEKSLDEALASAWQWQLKQ; encoded by the coding sequence ATGAAAAGAATATTAGTAACAGGAGGTTTAGGTTTCATTGGCTCTCATACTGTTGTAGAATTACAAAACGCAGGTTTTAATGTTGTAATTATTGATGATTTATCCAACACAACACTAAAAGTTTTAGATAGTATTACAGAAATTACTGGTAAAAAGCCAGATTTTTATAAAATTGATTTACGTGTTAAAGATGATGTAAAAAACTTCTTTGAAAACAATAAAGTGGATGGAATTATACATTTCGCAGCCTTTAAAGCCGTTGGAGAAAGCATGCAAAAACCTTTAGATTATTATGAAAATAATTTAAGTGCCTTGGTATATCTTTTACAAGAAATGAGGGATCGAAATATAGATAATTTTATTTTCTCTTCTTCCTGTACAGTTTATGGACAAGCAGATGAATTACCAATTACAGAAAAAGCGCCTGTTAAAAAAGCAGAATCTGTTTATGGAAACACCAAACAAATTGGCGAAGAAATTATTGAAGATGCAAGTAAAGCACATGGAATTAATGCAATTGCTTTGCGTTACTTTAACCCAATTGGAGCACATGAAAGTATAAAAATTGGAGAATTACCTTTGGGAGTTCCTCAAAATTTAATTCCTTTTGTAACACAAACTGCAGCTGGAATTCGTAAAGAATTATCTGTTTTTGGTGATGATTACCCAACTTCCGATGGAACAGCAGTAAGAGATTATATTCACGTTGTAGATTTAGCAAAAGCACATATTGCTGCATTACAGCGTTTAATTAATAAAAATAATAAAGAAAGTTTCGAGTTTTTTAATGTGGGTACAGGAACAGGAAGCTCTGTTTTACAAGTTATAAAAGCATTCGAAAAAGCATCTGGAAAACCTTTAAATTATAAAATTGTTGGCAGACGTAAAGGAGATATTACAGCTGCATATGCAGATACAACAATCGCAAATAAAGAACTAAACTGGAAAACAGAAAAAAGTTTAGATGAAGCTTTAGCCTCTGCTTGGCAATGGCAATTGAAACAGTAA
- a CDS encoding DegT/DnrJ/EryC1/StrS family aminotransferase produces MKKIQMVDLQSQYEQIKETVNTSIQEVLNTSSYINGPLVHEFQADLENYLDVKHVIPCANGTDALQIAMMGLGLEQGDEVITADFTFAATVEVIALLKLTPVLVDVEKDTFNIDIEALKKAITPKTKAIVPVHLFGQVANMDAVLEIAKEHNLFVIEDNAQAIGANYTFKNGKKQKAGTIGNVGTTSFFPSKNLGCYGDGGAIFTNNDELAHTLRGIVNHGMYTRYYHDVVGVNSRLDSIQAGVLKAKLPLLDSYCNARRNAARFYNNAFKNNPNIITPTAKSHATNNSGEICDTCDCHVFHQYTLQITNGKRDELHKHLLDKGIPNAIYYPVALHAQKAYKDTRYKESDFPVTNELIKTVISLPMHTELDKEQLEFITDTINQFIK; encoded by the coding sequence ATGAAAAAAATTCAAATGGTTGACTTGCAAAGTCAATATGAACAAATAAAAGAAACCGTAAATACTTCCATTCAAGAAGTTTTAAACACATCTTCCTATATAAATGGCCCTCTAGTTCACGAATTTCAAGCAGATTTAGAGAACTATTTAGACGTAAAACATGTAATTCCTTGTGCCAATGGAACAGATGCTTTGCAAATTGCAATGATGGGTTTAGGTTTAGAACAAGGAGATGAAGTTATTACTGCCGATTTTACTTTTGCTGCAACTGTAGAAGTGATTGCCCTTTTAAAATTAACGCCAGTTTTAGTAGATGTAGAAAAGGACACTTTTAATATAGATATTGAAGCCTTAAAAAAAGCAATTACACCAAAAACAAAAGCAATTGTACCTGTGCATTTATTTGGACAAGTGGCAAATATGGATGCTGTTTTAGAAATTGCTAAAGAACATAACCTTTTTGTAATTGAAGACAATGCACAAGCAATTGGCGCAAATTACACGTTTAAAAATGGTAAAAAACAAAAAGCTGGAACGATTGGAAACGTAGGCACAACCTCTTTTTTTCCTTCGAAAAACTTAGGATGTTATGGAGATGGAGGTGCCATTTTTACTAATAATGATGAATTGGCTCACACATTAAGAGGTATTGTAAATCATGGAATGTACACGCGTTATTACCACGATGTTGTAGGAGTAAATTCTAGATTAGATTCTATACAAGCTGGAGTTCTAAAAGCGAAATTACCACTTTTAGATTCTTATTGTAACGCTCGTAGAAATGCAGCTCGTTTTTATAACAATGCATTTAAAAACAATCCAAACATCATTACACCAACTGCAAAATCGCACGCAACAAATAATTCAGGCGAAATTTGTGATACTTGCGATTGCCACGTTTTTCATCAATATACATTGCAAATTACCAATGGAAAAAGAGACGAATTGCACAAACATTTATTAGACAAAGGAATTCCGAATGCAATTTATTATCCAGTTGCATTGCATGCTCAAAAAGCTTATAAAGATACTCGTTACAAGGAAAGTGATTTCCCAGTAACCAACGAATTGATAAAAACAGTAATTTCTTTACCTATGCATACAGAATTAGATAAAGAACAATTAGAATTTATTACAGATACAATTAATCAATTTATAAAATAG
- a CDS encoding penicillin acylase family protein: protein MKILRNILKILAVLILGIVAFGWYYKTTLEPKYTGELKIKSLKEAVTIYFDEIGVPHINANNQQDAYIALGYVHAQDRLWQMELIRRIAAGRLSEIFGEKLIRTDKLFSGLGIEEASAKTIENLDKNSAPYKLAMAYLEGVNNYIEQGKTPIEFTLVGVEKEKYTLKDMYNVFGYMAFSFAVAHKTDPMLNEVKEKLGDAYFNELIGVEKENLTLIKNEKNPEITGTFSQAINSLMEVLPISPFIGSNSWVIGANKTKNGKVIFVNDPHIGFSQPSVWYQAHVKTPDYEMYGFHLALVPFPLLGHNKNYAYGLTMFENDDVDFYVEENNPENNNQYKFKDSFLKYNVVEKRLKIKDKKDSIYTIKISKHGSLMNGIIDQLKDKRPIAMQWIYTKLENKILDVAYEISHAKNLTDFKNGASKLHAPGLNMMYGDSKNNIAWFASGKLYKYRDSLYTKTFLNGASGKDEILEYLDFEENPQAINPSNNYVYSANNQPDSIANMLYPGYYLSEDRAKRIVDLLAPKNDWTKNDVAKMLLDNTSLTAPNVAKNLLESLDKSNLSASEKTAIEILKNWKGNFDKNEVAPVIYNRFIYEFQKNTFADEMGEGYSQFVNTPFVEKVLPVQAKRENSVWWDNVSTKDKVETKQEIVTNSFKNAFLFLKNQLGTNVERWKWERVISVEYKHAVGEVAALRSFFNVGPFVTAGGDQVINNQIYNIDSTGVYKVVAGPSTRRIVDFSDVDNSLAIIPTGQSGRVFSKHYKDQAIKYLNGEFVKMKLNLSEIRESKNVLILKPKKE, encoded by the coding sequence ATGAAGATTTTAAGGAATATATTAAAAATACTTGCAGTTCTAATTTTAGGAATCGTTGCTTTTGGATGGTATTATAAAACCACTTTAGAGCCAAAATATACTGGAGAATTAAAAATTAAAAGTTTAAAAGAAGCAGTAACTATTTATTTTGATGAAATTGGTGTTCCTCATATAAATGCAAACAATCAACAAGATGCTTATATAGCTTTAGGGTATGTACATGCGCAAGATCGATTGTGGCAAATGGAGTTAATAAGAAGAATTGCTGCAGGAAGATTATCTGAAATTTTTGGAGAAAAATTAATAAGAACAGATAAGCTTTTTTCTGGTTTAGGAATCGAAGAAGCTTCTGCAAAAACCATCGAAAATTTAGACAAAAACTCGGCACCTTATAAATTGGCAATGGCTTATTTAGAAGGCGTAAATAATTATATAGAACAAGGAAAAACTCCTATTGAATTTACTTTGGTTGGCGTAGAAAAAGAGAAATATACATTAAAAGATATGTACAATGTTTTTGGTTATATGGCTTTTAGTTTTGCAGTTGCTCATAAAACCGATCCAATGTTAAATGAAGTAAAAGAAAAATTAGGCGATGCTTATTTTAATGAATTAATTGGGGTTGAAAAAGAGAATTTAACGTTGATAAAAAACGAGAAAAATCCAGAAATTACAGGTACTTTTTCCCAAGCAATAAATAGTTTAATGGAAGTTTTACCAATTTCGCCATTTATTGGAAGTAATTCTTGGGTTATTGGTGCAAATAAAACCAAAAACGGAAAAGTAATTTTTGTAAACGATCCTCATATTGGGTTTTCACAACCTTCAGTTTGGTATCAAGCACATGTAAAAACACCAGATTACGAAATGTATGGTTTTCATTTGGCGTTAGTTCCTTTTCCACTGTTGGGTCATAATAAAAACTATGCTTATGGTTTAACCATGTTCGAAAATGACGATGTTGATTTTTATGTTGAAGAGAATAATCCTGAAAACAACAATCAATATAAATTTAAAGATTCTTTTTTAAAGTACAATGTAGTTGAAAAGCGCTTAAAAATAAAAGATAAAAAAGACTCGATTTATACAATTAAAATAAGCAAACATGGTTCTTTAATGAATGGAATTATAGATCAATTAAAAGATAAGCGACCAATTGCAATGCAGTGGATTTACACGAAATTAGAGAATAAAATTTTAGATGTGGCTTACGAGATTTCTCATGCGAAAAACTTAACAGATTTTAAAAACGGAGCTAGTAAATTGCATGCGCCAGGTTTAAATATGATGTATGGAGATTCTAAAAATAATATTGCGTGGTTTGCTTCTGGGAAATTATATAAATATAGAGATTCTTTATACACAAAAACGTTTTTAAATGGCGCTTCTGGGAAAGATGAAATTTTAGAATATTTAGATTTTGAAGAAAACCCGCAAGCGATAAACCCAAGTAATAATTATGTGTACTCTGCGAATAACCAACCAGATTCTATTGCAAACATGTTGTACCCTGGTTATTATTTATCGGAAGACAGAGCAAAAAGAATTGTAGATTTATTGGCTCCAAAAAACGATTGGACTAAAAACGACGTTGCCAAAATGTTGTTGGACAACACTTCTCTAACAGCTCCAAATGTTGCAAAAAATTTATTGGAATCTTTAGATAAAAGTAATTTATCTGCAAGCGAAAAAACTGCGATAGAAATTCTAAAAAACTGGAAAGGAAATTTCGATAAAAATGAAGTTGCACCTGTAATTTACAATCGTTTTATTTACGAATTTCAAAAAAACACATTTGCAGATGAAATGGGAGAGGGATACAGTCAATTTGTAAATACGCCTTTTGTAGAAAAGGTTTTACCAGTTCAGGCGAAAAGAGAAAATTCGGTTTGGTGGGATAATGTTTCCACAAAAGATAAAGTAGAAACCAAGCAAGAAATTGTTACAAATTCCTTTAAAAATGCTTTCTTATTTTTAAAAAACCAATTAGGAACGAATGTAGAGCGTTGGAAATGGGAAAGAGTAATTTCTGTAGAATACAAACATGCAGTTGGAGAAGTTGCTGCTTTAAGAAGTTTTTTTAATGTTGGGCCTTTTGTAACTGCTGGAGGAGATCAAGTAATTAACAATCAAATTTATAATATCGATTCTACAGGAGTTTATAAAGTGGTTGCTGGACCTTCCACAAGAAGAATTGTCGATTTTTCTGATGTAGATAATAGTTTGGCGATTATTCCCACAGGACAATCAGGGCGCGTTTTTAGCAAACATTATAAAGACCAAGCTATAAAATACTTAAATGGAGAATTTGTGAAGATGAAGTTGAATCTTTCAGAAATTAGAGAAAGTAAGAATGTTTTAATTTTAAAGCCTAAGAAAGAATAG
- a CDS encoding DsbA family protein, with protein sequence MSEKKRTKNLSSAKNAIEIDSIKISYSELDFKIRQELFDELNRIYTIRKVASEEIVEDKILELEAKKKKIKVSKLIQNLYLSKINKTSLNLFIKRNQYGTKINVLERGLTTYDSKSKKGKELILQRFKYYILKQYVDSLKTKYNVKILLKPPNPPAIKINDLMTYYKGNLDSKVTFLQISDLECEMCREYAPIFNELYQKYKNSVRFGFTQFGSYTSLSAIALESAGKQGKFWEMYDSIAFTKYLPEKIDLLKIAKNIDLNLEQFKSDLESENIKTALKDNFSKLNAAGIYGTPTIMINNKLIYNSSSIADIEKMLIEEINMKK encoded by the coding sequence TTGTCAGAAAAAAAAAGAACTAAAAATCTATCCTCAGCAAAAAATGCGATTGAAATAGACTCTATCAAAATTAGCTACAGCGAATTAGATTTTAAAATTAGACAAGAATTATTTGATGAATTGAACCGAATTTATACTATTCGAAAAGTTGCTTCTGAAGAAATTGTAGAAGATAAAATATTAGAACTTGAAGCAAAGAAAAAAAAAATTAAAGTTTCTAAATTAATTCAAAACCTCTATCTATCAAAAATAAATAAAACTTCATTAAATTTATTTATAAAAAGAAACCAGTATGGCACTAAAATAAACGTATTGGAAAGAGGTCTCACAACTTACGATTCAAAATCAAAAAAAGGGAAAGAGCTAATTTTACAACGCTTTAAATATTATATATTAAAGCAATACGTAGATTCTTTGAAAACAAAATATAATGTAAAAATACTATTAAAACCTCCAAATCCCCCTGCAATTAAAATTAATGATTTAATGACCTATTATAAAGGTAATTTAGATTCTAAAGTGACATTTTTACAAATTTCAGATTTAGAATGTGAAATGTGCAGAGAGTATGCTCCAATATTTAATGAACTTTACCAGAAGTATAAAAATAGTGTCAGGTTTGGATTTACCCAATTTGGGTCATACACTTCTCTTTCTGCAATAGCTTTGGAAAGTGCAGGGAAACAAGGTAAATTTTGGGAAATGTATGATTCAATCGCTTTTACTAAATATCTACCTGAGAAAATAGATCTTTTAAAAATTGCAAAAAATATAGATCTTAATTTGGAACAGTTTAAGTCTGATTTAGAAAGTGAAAACATTAAAACAGCTTTAAAAGATAATTTTTCTAAACTTAATGCTGCTGGAATTTATGGTACACCTACAATAATGATTAATAATAAATTAATTTATAATTCTTCTTCTATAGCCGATATTGAAAAAATGCTAATTGAAGAGATTAATATGAAAAAATAG
- a CDS encoding DUF4249 family protein, translating into MRKVFYFILIITLYGCVEEFDLKIDDAKSKIVIEGLIENTSGPHYIRLTKSNAGVFSTPSEIYPNLVTLKPISNALVIISDNTGQIDTLKPIKSDRDQYIFDESLNATVKYIKDDNGNIIDTIYLNDVLNYHIGGFYKTSHLIGVPERTYTLKVVTKEKETFIATDYMYPTAKIDSIGFEKKVSEKDGQEGLVPLLYFKDPQKDVLNQYLFQLQNEEYFKTGSSDIWEISIFSDKNTEPTVSGLNLDDGAELKGFNFFIYSYRDELYFKMNSLSPKAYKYYDALLNQFDQDGGVYHPSPSSPPTNISNGGLGFFRASAITEITVPINRRAN; encoded by the coding sequence ATGAGAAAAGTTTTCTATTTTATATTAATTATTACCTTATACGGATGTGTTGAAGAATTTGATTTAAAGATTGATGATGCTAAGTCAAAAATTGTAATAGAAGGACTGATAGAAAACACTTCTGGACCACATTATATTAGGTTGACAAAAAGCAATGCAGGAGTTTTTTCTACTCCTTCAGAAATATATCCAAACTTAGTAACATTGAAGCCTATTTCAAACGCTTTAGTCATAATTTCTGACAATACTGGACAAATAGACACACTAAAACCTATAAAATCTGATAGAGATCAATATATTTTTGATGAATCTTTAAATGCTACAGTAAAGTACATTAAAGACGATAATGGAAACATTATAGATACAATTTACTTGAATGACGTTCTTAATTATCATATTGGAGGGTTTTACAAAACCTCTCACTTAATAGGAGTTCCCGAAAGGACATATACATTAAAAGTTGTTACTAAAGAGAAAGAAACTTTTATAGCAACTGATTATATGTATCCTACAGCAAAAATAGACTCTATAGGTTTTGAAAAAAAAGTTTCTGAGAAAGATGGACAAGAAGGACTCGTACCATTACTTTATTTTAAAGACCCTCAAAAAGATGTTTTAAACCAATATTTATTTCAATTACAAAATGAGGAATATTTTAAAACTGGCTCTAGCGATATATGGGAGATTTCAATTTTTTCTGATAAAAATACTGAACCAACAGTAAGTGGATTGAATTTAGATGATGGGGCTGAATTAAAAGGCTTTAATTTTTTTATTTATAGTTATAGAGATGAACTATATTTTAAAATGAATAGTCTTTCACCAAAAGCCTATAAATATTATGATGCTCTTTTAAACCAATTTGACCAAGATGGTGGTGTTTATCATCCTTCACCTTCATCTCCTCCTACAAATATTAGTAATGGAGGGCTGGGTTTCTTTAGAGCATCTGCAATTACAGAAATAACAGTTCCAATTAATAGAAGAGCAAACTAA
- a CDS encoding TonB-dependent receptor encodes MHLFLLFSITLFSQNYTIHGVVTDTNNGERLIGATIFIPNTNLYAISNSYGFYSLEVPKGKNGLKVSYLGYKTYTKNLDIAGNTLLNISLIEDSNILNEVLIKAKGKNDITNSEPGSHILNLDRIKKMPAVAGEVDILKGLQLLPGIQTSQEGTTNLSIRGGSHDQNLFLLDDAPIYNPSHALGFFSVFNPDAIKNVKVYKSFIPSQFGGRLSSVVDVRMKEGNNNEQKISGGIGLIASRFTIESPIVKEKSSFIISSRYSYAGFVVNTLGSGLSELGVKSFRDFNPNKEINFFDINAKVNVELNENNHLYFSTYVGRDHFFYSEIDDSSSMDWGNITGNLRWNYIVNTRLFVNTMLVYSKYDYSYILRDDIREFKWLAEMQEFDLKSDFDFYLNPSNHLKFGFSIENHFYEPGKLIPRNTESITKRFELEGKKTIEGNIYINNTQKIGNHLKVNYGFRYSSFFLLGNASVNQYDEDFNIIATKKYKNGELVKFYQGLEPRISANYILNNGHAIKAAFTRTKQYQHLISNSTLGLPTDVWLPSDTYIKPQTANQYSLGYYGSTKDKNFDFFTEIYYKSMNNVIDYIDNADLFLNPNIETQVLSGTGEAYGIEFLLEKKKGKFNGWLSYTWSNTERSIEGINNNLTYPTTYNKQHNFSTTLSYKFSERFNISSIFKYTSGGFITVPVGTFNHYGASFSYYSSRNGYKLPSYHRMDISANLKSKKNTNRRWQGEWSFGVYNLYNRKNIFSLFVKQNPEYLAQSKAYKMYLYGATPYISYYFKF; translated from the coding sequence ATCCATCTTTTTTTACTATTTAGTATTACCTTATTTTCCCAAAACTACACCATTCATGGTGTTGTAACAGATACTAATAATGGGGAAAGATTAATAGGTGCTACCATATTTATTCCAAATACTAATTTATATGCCATATCAAATTCTTATGGATTCTATTCTTTAGAAGTACCTAAGGGTAAAAATGGGTTGAAAGTATCTTATTTAGGATATAAAACCTATACAAAAAATCTCGACATTGCTGGGAATACTCTACTAAATATAAGTTTAATCGAAGATTCGAATATACTAAATGAAGTTTTGATTAAAGCTAAAGGTAAAAATGATATTACAAATTCAGAACCAGGAAGTCATATTTTAAATTTAGATAGAATAAAAAAAATGCCGGCTGTAGCAGGTGAAGTTGATATTTTGAAGGGACTTCAATTATTACCAGGAATTCAAACCTCTCAGGAAGGTACTACTAATTTATCTATAAGAGGTGGGTCTCATGACCAAAACTTATTCTTGTTAGATGATGCACCTATATATAATCCTTCTCATGCTTTAGGTTTTTTCTCTGTTTTTAATCCTGATGCTATAAAAAATGTAAAAGTATATAAATCATTTATCCCTTCTCAATTTGGAGGGAGATTATCTTCTGTTGTTGATGTAAGAATGAAAGAAGGAAATAATAACGAGCAAAAAATAAGTGGAGGCATAGGGCTTATTGCTAGTAGGTTTACCATTGAATCTCCCATTGTAAAAGAAAAATCATCTTTTATCATTTCAAGTAGATATAGTTATGCAGGATTTGTTGTAAATACTCTTGGAAGTGGACTTTCAGAGCTTGGTGTAAAAAGTTTTAGAGATTTTAACCCAAATAAAGAGATTAACTTTTTTGATATTAATGCCAAGGTAAATGTAGAACTAAATGAAAATAATCATCTTTATTTTTCTACCTATGTAGGTAGAGATCATTTCTTCTACAGTGAAATCGATGATAGTAGCAGTATGGATTGGGGCAATATAACAGGTAATTTACGTTGGAATTATATTGTTAATACTCGACTATTTGTTAATACGATGTTGGTTTATAGCAAATATGATTATTCTTATATTTTAAGAGATGATATTCGAGAATTCAAATGGCTTGCTGAAATGCAAGAATTTGATTTAAAATCCGATTTTGATTTTTATTTGAATCCATCAAATCATCTAAAATTTGGGTTTTCTATTGAAAACCACTTTTATGAACCAGGAAAATTAATTCCCAGAAATACAGAATCGATTACAAAAAGATTTGAATTAGAGGGTAAAAAAACTATTGAAGGAAATATTTATATCAACAATACCCAAAAAATAGGCAATCATTTAAAAGTAAATTATGGATTTAGATACTCTAGCTTTTTCTTATTAGGTAATGCTTCTGTGAATCAATATGATGAAGATTTTAATATCATAGCTACAAAGAAATATAAAAATGGAGAGTTAGTAAAATTTTACCAAGGTCTAGAACCGCGTATTTCAGCAAATTACATCTTAAATAATGGACATGCAATTAAAGCAGCTTTCACCAGAACTAAGCAATATCAGCATTTAATTAGTAACTCAACTTTAGGATTACCTACAGATGTTTGGTTACCCTCAGATACATATATAAAACCACAAACTGCTAACCAATATTCTTTAGGCTATTATGGGAGTACTAAAGACAAAAATTTTGATTTTTTTACAGAAATCTATTATAAAAGCATGAATAATGTAATAGACTATATAGACAATGCTGATTTATTTTTAAACCCTAATATTGAAACCCAAGTACTTTCAGGTACTGGAGAAGCTTATGGAATAGAGTTTTTACTTGAAAAAAAGAAAGGGAAGTTTAATGGATGGTTAAGTTATACTTGGTCAAATACAGAAAGGAGTATTGAGGGTATTAATAACAATCTAACTTATCCCACTACTTATAATAAGCAGCATAATTTTTCAACAACATTATCTTACAAATTCTCCGAAAGATTTAATATATCATCTATTTTTAAATATACAAGTGGCGGGTTTATAACAGTTCCAGTGGGTACATTTAATCATTATGGTGCTTCTTTTAGCTATTATTCAAGTAGAAATGGCTACAAATTACCCTCATATCATAGAATGGATATTTCAGCTAACTTAAAATCAAAGAAAAACACCAATAGAAGATGGCAAGGAGAATGGTCTTTTGGAGTTTATAATTTATATAATAGGAAGAATATATTTTCTTTATTTGTAAAGCAAAACCCAGAATATTTAGCTCAAAGTAAAGCATATAAAATGTATTTATATGGGGCTACTCCATATATCAGTTACTATTTTAAATTTTAA
- a CDS encoding RluA family pseudouridine synthase: MQSTKNNLQVLFEDNHLIIVNKKAGDITQGDKTGDKPLSDVVKEYIKDKYNKPGNVFLGTVHRLDRPTSGIIIFARTSKALERLNKMLREKTIKKTYWAIVKNTPKKESDTLINFLKKNSKNNKSFVHKKETEGCKKAILHYKIIKTLENYSLLEIDLETGRHHQIRTQLAHIGSPIKGDLKYGFDRSNKDGSISLHARKINFIHPVTKEEINVLAPTPNDVIWVACSR, encoded by the coding sequence ATGCAATCAACAAAAAACAATTTACAGGTTCTATTTGAAGACAACCATCTTATAATTGTAAATAAGAAAGCTGGCGATATTACGCAAGGCGACAAAACTGGCGACAAACCTTTAAGTGACGTTGTTAAAGAATATATTAAAGACAAATACAACAAACCTGGCAATGTGTTTTTAGGAACTGTTCATAGGTTAGACAGACCCACTTCTGGAATTATTATTTTCGCAAGAACTTCTAAAGCGCTCGAACGTTTAAATAAAATGTTGCGTGAGAAAACCATTAAAAAAACATATTGGGCTATTGTAAAAAATACACCAAAAAAGGAAAGTGATACGCTAATTAACTTCTTAAAAAAGAATTCTAAAAACAATAAATCGTTTGTTCATAAAAAAGAAACAGAAGGCTGTAAAAAAGCCATTTTACATTACAAAATTATTAAAACATTAGAAAATTATTCTTTGTTGGAAATTGATTTAGAAACAGGAAGACATCACCAAATAAGAACGCAATTGGCACATATTGGCAGCCCTATAAAAGGCGATTTAAAATATGGTTTTGATAGGAGCAACAAAGATGGAAGCATTTCTTTACACGCCAGAAAAATTAATTTTATACACCCAGTAACCAAAGAAGAAATTAATGTTTTAGCACCTACTCCAAATGATGTTATTTGGGTTGCTTGTTCGAGATAG
- the yihA gene encoding ribosome biogenesis GTP-binding protein YihA/YsxC, translating to MKIKSADFVMSNSNVTKAPKDRKPEYAFIGRSNVGKSSLINMLMERKDLAKISGKPGKTQLINHFLINDEWFLVDLPGYGYAQVSKKKRVIFQYFIENYFKEREQLVCTFVLIDSRHDPQKIDLEFMQFLGENQIPFCIVFTKADKLGSSKLNKQITSYKKKLLQYWETLPMTFLTSSSTALGRKEFLDFIDDVNKDVKDNFK from the coding sequence ATGAAAATTAAATCTGCAGATTTTGTAATGAGTAACAGCAATGTTACAAAAGCTCCAAAAGACAGAAAACCAGAATACGCTTTTATTGGGCGCTCTAATGTTGGTAAATCTTCTCTTATTAATATGTTAATGGAGCGTAAAGACTTAGCAAAAATCTCTGGAAAACCTGGTAAAACACAATTGATTAATCATTTTTTAATAAATGATGAATGGTTTTTAGTAGATTTACCTGGTTATGGTTACGCACAAGTTTCTAAAAAGAAAAGAGTAATTTTTCAATATTTTATAGAAAACTATTTTAAAGAGCGAGAACAATTGGTTTGCACGTTTGTTTTAATTGATTCTAGACACGACCCGCAAAAAATCGATTTAGAGTTTATGCAGTTTTTGGGAGAAAACCAAATTCCGTTTTGTATCGTTTTTACAAAAGCAGATAAGTTAGGAAGCTCTAAATTAAATAAGCAAATTACTTCCTACAAGAAAAAATTACTTCAATATTGGGAAACATTACCAATGACATTTTTAACCTCATCTTCAACTGCGCTAGGTAGAAAAGAATTCTTAGATTTTATAGATGACGTAAATAAAGATGTTAAAGACAATTTTAAATAA